The window CAAGGAGAAAACTCATCCCAAAAATTCCTCCTCGGTCATCTTAAAGTCCGGTTTAAAGTTAGCGCTTGCTTTTCCTTCCAATAAACCAAGCTTACGTTTTGGTTTTATTAGTTGTGATTCAGGTAAAAAATAACCAACTATTTCTTTTTTTTTGCCGTAAGTAACTGCAAAACCAACCCCTTCTTTAACCTGTTCAAGTACTTCGGCAAAATGAGCTTTAAACTCACCAACAGTCATAGTTTTCATACTAACATTCTTTTTAACAATAATACGATTTACTTAACAAGTTGTCAAGTTAAAATACCGTATCCGATACTTTAAATAAAACTATAAACAAATTC is drawn from Mucilaginibacter ginsenosidivorax and contains these coding sequences:
- a CDS encoding type II toxin-antitoxin system Phd/YefM family antitoxin, which translates into the protein MKTMTVGEFKAHFAEVLEQVKEGVGFAVTYGKKKEIVGYFLPESQLIKPKRKLGLLEGKASANFKPDFKMTEEEFLG